A single Chryseobacterium sp. DNA region contains:
- a CDS encoding glycoside hydrolase family 43 protein gives MKKSKYLFPEDYMADPSVHVFEGKLYIYPSHDRESGIEENDNGDHFDMNDYHVFSLDDVNSGEIKDHGVVLSVKDVPWAGRQLWDCDVAFKDGKYYMYFPLKDQNDIFRIGVAVSDRPYGPFIPEKHPMMGSYSIDPCIFEDNGKYFMYFGGIWGGQLQRYRNNKALESAVIPQDDEPAIASKVVMLSDNMLEFAEEPKDVLILDENGNPLLHGDEHRFFEASWMHQYNGKYYFSYSTGDTHLICYATGDNPYGPFIFQGEILTPVVGWTTHHSIVECKGKWYLFFHDSVPSGGKTWLRSMKVIELEYDHEGKIKTIEGLEDQQ, from the coding sequence TGAAAAAATCAAAATATTTATTTCCGGAAGATTATATGGCAGATCCTTCCGTTCATGTTTTTGAAGGTAAACTGTATATCTACCCCTCTCATGACCGGGAAAGCGGAATCGAAGAAAACGATAACGGTGATCATTTCGATATGAATGATTATCATGTATTTTCACTGGATGATGTAAATAGCGGAGAAATTAAAGATCATGGCGTAGTGCTTTCCGTGAAAGATGTTCCCTGGGCAGGCAGGCAGTTGTGGGATTGCGATGTCGCCTTTAAAGACGGGAAATATTATATGTATTTTCCTCTGAAAGATCAAAATGATATCTTCAGAATAGGAGTTGCAGTGAGTGACAGGCCTTATGGTCCTTTTATTCCTGAAAAACATCCGATGATGGGAAGTTACAGCATCGATCCCTGTATTTTTGAGGATAACGGAAAATATTTTATGTATTTCGGAGGAATCTGGGGCGGACAGCTGCAACGGTACAGGAACAATAAGGCATTGGAATCTGCAGTTATTCCGCAGGATGACGAGCCAGCTATTGCTTCAAAAGTGGTAATGCTGAGCGATAATATGCTGGAATTTGCTGAGGAGCCGAAAGACGTTCTTATTCTGGATGAAAATGGAAACCCTTTGCTTCACGGTGATGAGCACCGTTTTTTTGAAGCTTCGTGGATGCATCAATACAATGGCAAATATTATTTTTCATATTCTACGGGGGATACCCATTTGATTTGCTATGCAACCGGCGATAATCCTTACGGTCCGTTTATTTTTCAGGGTGAAATTCTGACCCCTGTTGTTGGATGGACCACGCATCACAGCATTGTAGAATGTAAAGGGAAATGGTACCTGTTTTTCCACGATTCGGTTCCGAGTGGCGGCAAAACATGGCTCAGAAGTATGAAAGTTATTGAACTGGAATATGATCATGAAGGAAAAATAAAAACGATTGAAGGTCTGGAAGATCAGCAATAA
- a CDS encoding alpha-glucuronidase: MQYLRVYTLFFLMFPLLIFAEDGSQLWLRFPAKKGISIDQIISKGNSPMLDIARKELSSHWQGQAVELRTENSAKSLKDGYRIVSTPEKIVISAGKEIGLLYGVYHILRLQQTKADLSHLNTIEKSSYDVRILDHWDNLDGSIERGYAGRSLWKWEDLPGKISPRYEEYARANASVGINSVVLNNVNASPNMLREDYLKKVKILADIFRPYGIKVYLSVNFSSPKVLGGLQNSDPLNKEVQKWWKDKAAEIYRLIPDFGGFLVKANSEGQPGPQDYGRTHADGANMMADALKPYKGIVMWRAFVYSPSKDDRAKQAYLEFVPLDGKFRDNVIIQIKNGPIDFQPREAFNPLFGALRKTSEMVEFQITQEYLGFSNHLVYLAPLFKETLESDTYSDGQGSTIAKITDGTLRPAKITAISAVANIGEDANWTGHHFAQANWYAFGRLAWNHQLSSEQIADEWIKMTFTDNPNFLNPVKEIMLSSRETAVDYMMPLGLHHIFAGGHHYGPEPWGNYKGGRPDWSPVYYHQADAQGIGFDRTKTGSNAVSQYFPPLDEKYGNISTCPENLILWFHHVPWDDTMKNGKTLWDELCYTYDSGVKKVRDYQKIWDRMEPYIDRQRFADVQSKLRIQSRDAVWWKEACLLYFQTFSKKPIPYDIERPVHELEDLKKIKLDMTHHN; the protein is encoded by the coding sequence ATGCAGTATCTTAGAGTATACACCCTGTTTTTTCTGATGTTCCCGTTACTGATTTTTGCGGAAGACGGAAGTCAGCTCTGGCTTCGGTTTCCTGCAAAAAAAGGAATATCAATAGATCAAATTATTTCTAAAGGGAACAGCCCGATGCTGGATATTGCCAGAAAAGAACTGAGCAGCCACTGGCAGGGGCAGGCGGTGGAACTTCGTACGGAAAATTCGGCTAAAAGTCTGAAAGACGGATACAGAATTGTTTCCACTCCTGAAAAAATTGTCATTTCTGCAGGAAAAGAAATAGGACTATTGTATGGTGTTTATCATATTTTGCGGTTACAGCAGACAAAAGCTGATCTGTCTCACTTAAATACTATTGAAAAATCTTCATATGATGTACGGATTCTTGACCATTGGGATAATCTGGATGGAAGTATTGAAAGGGGATATGCCGGAAGATCACTTTGGAAATGGGAAGATTTACCCGGCAAGATTTCTCCGCGCTACGAAGAATATGCGAGAGCTAATGCTTCAGTGGGAATCAACTCGGTTGTTTTGAATAACGTTAACGCATCTCCCAATATGCTTCGGGAAGATTATCTCAAAAAAGTAAAGATTTTAGCAGATATTTTCAGGCCTTATGGCATAAAAGTATACCTGTCCGTGAATTTTTCCTCACCCAAAGTATTGGGCGGATTACAAAATTCAGATCCCCTGAATAAAGAGGTGCAAAAATGGTGGAAAGACAAAGCGGCTGAAATTTACAGGTTGATCCCTGATTTTGGCGGATTTTTGGTGAAAGCTAACTCCGAAGGACAGCCGGGGCCCCAGGATTACGGAAGAACCCATGCTGACGGAGCCAATATGATGGCCGATGCATTGAAACCTTATAAAGGAATCGTAATGTGGAGGGCATTTGTCTACAGCCCAAGTAAAGACGACAGGGCGAAACAGGCTTATCTGGAATTCGTGCCTCTGGATGGTAAATTCAGGGATAATGTGATTATTCAGATTAAAAACGGACCGATTGATTTTCAGCCCCGTGAAGCTTTTAATCCACTGTTCGGTGCTTTGAGGAAAACCTCCGAAATGGTAGAATTTCAGATCACACAGGAATATCTGGGCTTTTCAAACCACCTTGTTTATCTGGCTCCTTTATTCAAAGAAACATTGGAAAGCGATACGTATTCTGACGGACAGGGATCTACGATTGCTAAAATTACAGACGGTACACTAAGACCTGCAAAAATTACAGCCATTTCAGCCGTTGCCAATATCGGAGAAGATGCCAACTGGACAGGCCATCATTTTGCTCAGGCTAACTGGTACGCGTTTGGAAGACTGGCATGGAACCACCAGCTGAGTTCAGAGCAGATTGCAGACGAATGGATTAAAATGACGTTTACAGATAACCCAAACTTCCTGAATCCGGTAAAAGAAATCATGCTTTCATCCAGGGAAACCGCCGTGGATTATATGATGCCTTTAGGCCTTCACCATATCTTTGCGGGTGGACATCACTATGGCCCTGAGCCATGGGGAAATTATAAAGGCGGAAGGCCGGACTGGTCACCTGTATATTATCACCAGGCTGATGCGCAGGGAATTGGTTTTGACAGAACAAAAACAGGGAGTAATGCTGTTTCACAGTATTTTCCGCCACTTGATGAAAAGTATGGGAATATCTCAACCTGCCCGGAAAATCTTATTCTATGGTTTCATCATGTTCCGTGGGATGATACAATGAAAAATGGTAAAACGCTGTGGGATGAGTTGTGCTATACTTATGATTCCGGAGTGAAAAAAGTAAGAGATTATCAGAAAATATGGGATCGAATGGAACCTTATATTGACAGACAAAGGTTTGCCGATGTTCAGTCAAAGCTCAGAATTCAATCCAGAGATGCAGTTTGGTGGAAAGAAGCCTGCCTGCTTTATTTCCAGACTTTTTCTAAAAAGCCTATTCCCTATGACATTGAACGTCCTGTTCATGAGCTGGAAGATCTGAAGAAAATCAAACTGGATATGACCCATCATAATTAA